The Deltaproteobacteria bacterium genome contains a region encoding:
- a CDS encoding Fic family protein yields the protein MKTLFLFENELKEVPATSAWYIGDLGEARGKQELFTKQSQQKFKVLRQHALIESAVSSNRIEGVTVDQDRVKAVVLGRVALRDRDEEEVRGYRNALKWIHEKKPDISEKTIKELHNLARGKAGDAGQYKTKDSDIIERYTDGTYSVRFKTVSAKETPQNMSELISLWQDHIKNRSVHPLVILAGFNLDFLCVHPFRDGNGRVSRLLLLLQLYHLGYEVGRYISLERLIEENKERYYETLKLSSQGWHEGKHGPWHYVNFILFIIKEAYKEFEERAGQIKEPKGAKTKLIEAAIRSLKSGFTVSDLEKSCPTVSRDMIRRVLHDLKKTKKVECIGRGPGATWRQKG from the coding sequence ATGAAAACCCTCTTCCTATTTGAAAATGAGTTGAAAGAAGTTCCGGCGACATCTGCTTGGTATATCGGTGATCTTGGCGAGGCCCGCGGGAAACAGGAACTCTTTACAAAGCAGTCGCAACAGAAGTTCAAAGTCCTGCGACAACATGCCTTGATCGAAAGCGCTGTGTCGTCTAATCGAATCGAAGGTGTAACGGTTGATCAGGACCGCGTGAAGGCTGTGGTGTTAGGTCGTGTGGCTCTGCGGGATCGTGATGAAGAAGAAGTGCGAGGATATCGCAACGCCTTGAAATGGATTCACGAGAAGAAGCCTGATATTTCAGAGAAAACGATTAAGGAGCTTCACAATCTCGCGCGAGGCAAGGCCGGAGACGCCGGGCAATATAAAACAAAAGATAGCGACATCATCGAACGCTATACCGATGGTACCTATAGCGTCCGTTTTAAAACAGTTTCCGCAAAAGAGACGCCGCAAAACATGAGCGAGCTCATCTCGCTATGGCAGGACCATATCAAAAATAGATCTGTTCACCCGCTTGTCATCCTGGCTGGATTTAATCTCGACTTTCTTTGTGTTCATCCGTTTCGGGATGGAAATGGTCGTGTCTCTCGCTTGCTTCTCTTGCTCCAACTTTATCATCTTGGTTATGAAGTTGGGCGATACATCAGTCTTGAACGGCTGATTGAGGAGAACAAGGAGCGTTATTATGAAACGCTGAAACTAAGCTCCCAAGGCTGGCACGAAGGCAAACATGGTCCCTGGCACTATGTTAACTTCATATTGTTCATTATCAAGGAAGCTTATAAAGAATTCGAGGAGCGGGCTGGTCAAATCAAAGAGCCAAAGGGGGCCAAAACAAAATTAATTGAAGCGGCAATTCGATCGTTGAAAAGCGGATTTACGGTTTCAGATCTGGAAAAATCCTGTCCCACCGTAAGCCGCGATATGATCCGACGGGTGCTCCATGATCTCAAGAAAACAAAGAAGGTTGAATGCATCGGACGTGGCCCGGGTGCCACCTGGAGGCAGAAAGGGTAA
- a CDS encoding site-specific DNA-methyltransferase, with the protein MKNPEKLGQETLPTQEKFFSTEKLRRSARAGTHLPDPTMAPYGYDAKQHYGHLFPKLELPRLFPPASHHPDDHVSFGSPNLEPHQLYLGDNLYVLRQLPTESIDLIYIDPPFFSNRTYTQIWGDDNEVRSFTDIFQDGMFSYLAWLNARLWEMKRVLKSTGSIYVHCDWHASHYIKCEMDKIFDFDNFINEIVWCYGSGGASQDRYSRKHDILLFYGKSANYTFNADEGREPYSSPHKSATPKKVGDKMYVKMNPLGRIPFDWWQIPIITNSAFERIGYPTQKPESLLERILKVSTNVGDVVADFFMGGGSTGAVSLKLGRRFIGCDISRVAVSVTASRLIDIAENISGVTVTTKAQPTLPMKQADIADIRVGYVGSYPQDKFRGISHDEFSKFILTIYQAMPFTGHAQWIHGLANNKIILSIGPGDPNERLTLAQVDGAVKDTVKQYSRQFAEGEDKILQIIGWSFDPQCEGWKRKAAETLNSKGVKLQIDLISLGSESFRQKIFRNVGESNLDLKFNRLNQLLSFTGAPFAGKIVVTSRNKLAVSFALEGARAIGAGARLINCQWDFSYDDKRFASREHALNRDGKNGDFTAILTTEHIFSQSGTYSIAARVQDNLDGQATVAAQIEVSETDCRIIEEKIVNL; encoded by the coding sequence ATGAAGAATCCAGAAAAGTTGGGTCAAGAGACTCTACCAACTCAAGAGAAATTTTTCTCCACTGAGAAATTGCGCCGGTCAGCGCGAGCGGGGACTCATTTGCCCGACCCCACGATGGCACCATATGGGTATGATGCCAAACAGCACTACGGCCATCTCTTCCCAAAATTAGAATTGCCGCGATTATTTCCACCGGCATCGCATCATCCCGATGATCACGTCAGCTTTGGTTCGCCAAACTTGGAACCTCATCAGCTTTATCTGGGGGACAATCTCTACGTTTTGCGCCAGTTACCCACTGAATCAATCGATCTGATTTACATCGACCCGCCCTTCTTTTCCAACCGGACCTATACTCAAATTTGGGGCGACGATAATGAAGTTCGTTCTTTTACCGATATTTTTCAGGATGGGATGTTTTCTTATCTGGCTTGGCTCAATGCTCGTTTGTGGGAAATGAAGCGGGTGCTCAAATCAACGGGCTCCATCTATGTTCATTGTGACTGGCATGCGTCCCATTACATCAAGTGTGAGATGGATAAGATTTTTGATTTCGATAATTTTATTAACGAAATTGTATGGTGTTATGGTTCAGGTGGTGCAAGCCAAGATAGATATTCTCGAAAACATGATATTCTTTTATTTTACGGTAAATCTGCAAATTACACATTCAATGCAGACGAGGGAAGAGAGCCGTACTCATCTCCACATAAGTCGGCAACACCGAAAAAAGTGGGCGATAAAATGTACGTTAAGATGAATCCCTTAGGACGCATACCTTTCGACTGGTGGCAAATTCCAATTATTACAAATAGTGCTTTTGAACGCATTGGATATCCGACTCAAAAACCAGAGTCTTTACTGGAAAGAATTTTAAAAGTATCAACCAATGTTGGTGATGTCGTTGCCGATTTTTTTATGGGTGGGGGCTCAACGGGTGCTGTATCTCTCAAATTAGGCCGCCGATTTATCGGCTGTGATATTTCCCGCGTTGCAGTCAGCGTCACCGCCAGCCGGTTGATTGACATTGCTGAAAATATTTCTGGCGTAACCGTTACAACCAAGGCCCAGCCGACCTTACCCATGAAACAGGCGGATATTGCTGATATCCGTGTTGGTTACGTCGGTAGTTATCCACAAGATAAGTTTCGTGGTATCTCCCATGATGAATTTTCAAAATTCATCCTCACCATATATCAGGCCATGCCCTTTACTGGTCATGCTCAGTGGATTCATGGCCTGGCTAACAACAAAATTATCCTTTCCATTGGTCCGGGCGATCCTAATGAGCGGCTGACCCTTGCTCAAGTAGATGGTGCCGTCAAAGACACGGTCAAACAGTATTCTCGACAATTCGCCGAAGGTGAAGATAAGATCCTTCAGATTATCGGCTGGTCTTTTGATCCACAATGTGAAGGTTGGAAGCGCAAGGCAGCAGAGACACTCAATAGCAAGGGCGTCAAGTTACAAATCGATTTGATTTCCCTGGGAAGCGAGAGTTTCCGGCAGAAAATTTTCCGCAATGTTGGTGAAAGCAATCTCGACCTGAAATTCAATCGTCTCAATCAACTCCTCTCATTCACCGGCGCGCCATTTGCCGGGAAAATCGTTGTCACAAGCAGGAACAAACTGGCCGTCTCTTTCGCTTTGGAAGGAGCAAGGGCTATTGGTGCTGGCGCGAGGCTCATCAACTGCCAGTGGGATTTCTCCTATGATGACAAGCGCTTTGCCAGTCGAGAGCATGCTTTGAATAGAGATGGAAAGAATGGAGATTTCACTGCCATCTTGACAACAGAGCACATTTTTTCACAGTCAGGCACTTACAGTATTGCGGCGAGAGTACAGGATAATCTTGACGGGCAGGCCACAGTTGCCGCCCAAATCGAAGTGAGTGAAACTGATTGCAGGATTATTGAAGAGAAGATTGTGAATCTATGA
- a CDS encoding DUF1016 family protein: MNYRTLIDAIQAIHQEMKGRAVVAVNQALVLRNWVIGAYIVTFEQQGADRAAYGARLLPTLAVDLAARGVPGCSREMLGRMRLFFRNYPQIVSLIRSPAVAKSPATRNALAPIWSPAVTKLNAFRMLVPIRDSVDGVYEIQESDTKGVTPLQSETVLRFSWTHLQEFVRLADPVKRAFYENECLRGNWSKRQLQRQIESLLYERTGLSTNKKAVIERGRTQAHKAPTETIDDLIRDPYVLEFTGLAERPEYSETDLETALLNHLQRFLLELGTGFCFEARQFRITMNNKHNRVDLVFYNRRLRCHLLIELKVRAFRHTDAGQMNFYLNWFKANMADRNDNPPVGILLCSDKDHTEVEYATAGMNNKLFISRYLTALPSVAQLKALVESDRARLEKPTIRKKRK; this comes from the coding sequence ATGAATTACCGAACTTTGATTGACGCCATTCAGGCTATCCATCAGGAAATGAAGGGGCGTGCCGTTGTAGCAGTTAATCAGGCGCTGGTTTTGCGCAACTGGGTCATCGGAGCTTACATTGTGACGTTTGAGCAGCAAGGTGCGGATCGTGCCGCATATGGCGCACGGCTCTTGCCGACATTGGCTGTCGACCTTGCAGCACGAGGAGTTCCTGGCTGTAGTCGCGAGATGCTTGGACGCATGCGCTTATTTTTTCGGAATTATCCTCAGATAGTTTCACTGATTCGGTCGCCAGCGGTGGCCAAATCACCGGCTACTAGAAATGCCCTTGCGCCAATTTGGTCGCCGGCGGTGACCAAATTGAATGCATTCAGAATGCTCGTTCCCATTAGGGATTCCGTAGACGGTGTATATGAAATACAAGAGAGTGATACCAAAGGTGTGACTCCTTTGCAGTCGGAAACCGTGCTGCGGTTCTCATGGACGCATTTACAAGAGTTTGTAAGATTGGCCGATCCGGTCAAACGCGCCTTCTACGAAAACGAATGTCTGAGAGGAAACTGGTCCAAACGCCAGCTTCAACGCCAAATCGAATCACTGCTCTATGAACGCACAGGGCTTTCGACGAACAAAAAAGCGGTCATTGAGCGTGGCCGGACACAGGCGCACAAAGCGCCAACAGAAACCATTGACGACCTCATTCGTGATCCCTATGTGCTGGAATTTACCGGATTGGCGGAGCGGCCCGAATATTCCGAAACCGACCTTGAAACAGCCTTGCTTAATCACTTGCAAAGGTTCCTGCTGGAACTGGGAACGGGTTTTTGTTTTGAGGCCCGTCAGTTTCGGATAACCATGAACAACAAACATAACCGCGTCGATTTGGTCTTCTATAACAGACGATTGCGGTGTCATCTACTGATTGAACTCAAAGTTCGGGCTTTTCGTCATACCGATGCGGGTCAGATGAACTTTTACCTCAATTGGTTCAAGGCGAATATGGCTGACAGAAACGACAATCCGCCCGTGGGTATTCTTTTGTGCAGTGACAAGGATCATACCGAAGTCGAGTACGCCACAGCCGGAATGAACAACAAACTTTTTATTTCCCGTTATCTCACGGCACTGCCATCAGTAGCACAACTCAAGGCACTTGTGGAATCTGACCGCGCTCGACTTGAAAAGCCGACCATCAGAAAAAAGAGAAAATGA